The proteins below are encoded in one region of Aequorivita iocasae:
- a CDS encoding peptide chain release factor 3, translating into MSLQKEIKRRRTFGIISHPDAGKTTLTEKLLLFGGAIQEAGAVKSNKIKKGATSDFMEIERQRGISVATSVLAFEYEGIKINILDTPGHKDFAEDTFRTLTAVDSVIVVIDVAKGVEEQTEKLVEVCRMRNIPMIVFINKMDREGKDAFELLDEIEQKLNLRVTPLSFPIGMGYDFKGIYNIWEKNINLFSGDSRKNIEETIEIEDVQSPQLEKLIGEKPAKTLRDELELVYEVYPDFDREEYLEGKLQPVFFGSALNNFGVRELLDCFVEIAPTPRPKESDTRLVKPDEKEFSGFVFKIHANMDPKHRDRLAFVKIVSGTFERNSPYLHVRNGKKLKFSSPNAFFAEKKQIVDISYPGDIVGLHDTGNFKIGDTLTEGEEMRYKGIPSFSPEHFKYINNADPMKSKQLEKGIDQLMDEGVAQLFTLELNGRKVIGTVGALQFEVIQYRLEHEYGAKCSYENLNVHKACWVEAKDPKSEEFADFKRVKAKFLAKDKRGQLVFFADSAFTLQMTQSKYPNVKLHFVSEFEKTK; encoded by the coding sequence ATGTCCCTACAAAAAGAAATAAAACGCCGAAGAACTTTCGGTATCATTAGCCACCCCGATGCGGGAAAAACTACTTTAACGGAGAAACTACTTCTTTTTGGTGGAGCCATCCAGGAAGCGGGCGCGGTAAAAAGCAACAAAATAAAAAAAGGCGCTACCAGCGATTTTATGGAAATAGAGCGCCAGCGTGGAATATCCGTGGCAACATCCGTGTTGGCTTTTGAATACGAAGGCATAAAAATCAACATTCTTGATACGCCCGGCCACAAGGATTTTGCCGAGGATACTTTTAGAACATTGACTGCCGTTGATAGCGTAATTGTGGTAATTGACGTGGCAAAAGGAGTTGAGGAACAAACCGAGAAACTTGTTGAAGTATGCCGAATGCGCAATATCCCGATGATTGTTTTCATCAATAAAATGGACCGCGAAGGAAAGGATGCTTTTGAATTGCTCGACGAGATTGAACAAAAACTGAACCTACGCGTAACACCTCTAAGCTTCCCCATCGGAATGGGATATGACTTTAAAGGAATTTATAATATTTGGGAAAAGAATATAAATCTTTTTAGTGGCGATAGCAGAAAAAATATTGAGGAAACCATTGAAATTGAAGATGTTCAAAGCCCACAACTTGAAAAGCTTATTGGCGAAAAACCAGCAAAAACCCTTCGCGATGAACTGGAATTGGTTTATGAGGTCTATCCAGATTTTGACCGTGAGGAATATTTGGAAGGGAAACTTCAACCCGTTTTTTTTGGTTCGGCTTTGAATAATTTTGGCGTGCGTGAATTGTTGGATTGTTTCGTAGAGATTGCCCCTACCCCGCGCCCAAAAGAAAGCGACACGCGTTTGGTGAAACCGGACGAAAAGGAATTTTCGGGCTTCGTATTTAAAATTCACGCAAATATGGACCCGAAGCACCGCGACCGTTTGGCTTTCGTGAAAATTGTTTCGGGTACTTTTGAAAGAAATTCACCGTATTTGCACGTTCGAAATGGCAAAAAATTAAAGTTCAGTAGCCCAAATGCATTTTTTGCTGAAAAAAAACAAATTGTTGATATTTCCTATCCCGGCGATATTGTCGGGCTTCACGACACAGGAAATTTTAAGATTGGCGATACGTTGACTGAAGGCGAGGAAATGCGATATAAAGGCATCCCCAGCTTTTCACCGGAACACTTTAAATACATCAACAACGCAGACCCAATGAAGAGCAAACAGCTTGAAAAAGGCATTGACCAATTGATGGATGAAGGTGTGGCGCAACTTTTCACTTTGGAATTGAATGGCAGGAAAGTAATAGGAACCGTGGGCGCACTTCAGTTTGAAGTAATTCAATATCGTTTGGAACACGAATATGGCGCAAAATGCAGCTATGAAAATCTAAACGTGCACAAAGCCTGTTGGGTAGAAGCAAAAGATCCAAAAAGCGAGGAATTTGCAGATTTTAAAAGGGTTAAAGCGAAGTTTTTGGCGAAGGACAAGCGCGGCCAATTGGTGTTTTTCGCAGATTCAGCATTTACGCTGCAGATGACGCAATCAAAATATCCGAATGTGAAATTGCATTTTGTGAGTGAATTTGAAAAGACAAAATAA